tatatatatatatataaatatatatatatatatatatatatatatatatatatatatatatatatatatatatatatatatatatatatatatatatatatatatatatatatatatatatatatatatatatatatatatatatatatatatatatatatatatatataatgcgcattatatatatatatatatactaattcagtgtaagaggtaagtcataaactgaaggaaaagcactcaatactgagaagtagagctgtattacacaaaatacacaagttatggtacggagccgttactcagagtttcacgcttgaatgcgatggtcgtccgaagatcgcattcaagcgtgaaactctgagtaacggctccgtaccataacttgtgtattttgtatatatatatatatatatatatatatatatatatatatatatatatatatatatatatatatatatatatatgctagtATACTTTTATGTTAATCGTTAATATCATGATCCCGAAACTTCcaacttttgttgtttttgaatttatgaatttcaataaaaatattatattattgttgtCACAGTTTCCATCCTTATTTGCTTCCACTCGGCAGAGCCAGAAGAGGGCTATGGGAATGACTGATATCTGTTATCAGTCCTATTCTTGATATGCATAAATCAAGTTCAATCACACCtggcatacattttgtgtactgTAGGTGATGTATGCatatcactttatttcaataacatCGTAAATAAACTCCCAATGGCAAAGCCGAGAGGGGCTACTTTATACCATAGGGTCCCATGCGTGAGTCTGTCTGTGTTCACCTGTATCTCAAATATGCCTTAAGcctatttcaaccaaacttttACTAAACATCTAATACTATCCGAGGGTGTTGATATAATTACTGGTAGTAAAAGGATGTAATcagcatataatttacataaaacatgtTTATTAAAATTTGAGAATGCCCATTAATGAATTATCACTACTGACTGAGAACAGCTGTTTTACATGTGGTGAAtaataatgaacatttttgataaaaactGAAACTTGTAAATAGTCTAACCCTCTCAGAGACCATTTACTTAAAAGATTTTTAAATAATCCACCAATTTGATGGTATAGTAAAGTATAATAAACTATAAATAATATGGGTAAGaatcataaatatatgtaaCAAGCAATTtgttgcatcactatatatttacaaacataactCAGTATACATGAATTacgagagccatgtgaaactttcgcagtgcaaaatgggatgaagatacgAGGGCAAtgtcagtgctccttacagcagtttgaatttcccgcatatgcatacattacccataatcctctttatatagtggaCATCTGCCTTTGATTGGTAAGATTACAACACTGCGCACCACATTTTGGGACTTCCGTGGAACATGTTTTCACACATTATTGTACAACACAGAGAGGGATCTAATACCTAGTTTATGTACAACACTATAGCTTCTATGGGAAAAGACTAAAGACCCCTCCATGCAGGATAGATCCATCATGATCAGTGTGAGGTCGAAGGTAAGATGTTTTGCAATagatataatgtattattatgCTATCCTTTTGTAGAAAGTGGTAAAACTTGCAAAATAGCACACAGTGCGAAGGGACTATAATAAcccaactacatgtatctcaaaGGCAAAGCATGTCGTGTCATCAGAAACTCTATAATCAAATAACGCTTCTTACaagtaaaatgttgaaatttcacTTTGTTAGAtcaaaaatgatatatacacCATATCTGTTTCAGTTGGACTCTTCAGTGGATATTTCGCATTACTCTTCAAAGACAGTTTTGATAATTTTCCATACATGGTTAAAAATAGATTTCGTCCACTGCTCCATGCAGCAAAATAACTTCTCCCAATGGAGTATTCTATTCCCCAAATAACACAAAACAGTTCAGTGTGATTTTCAGACAGTACTATTCTCTGGTCTCCGAGCTTAATGTGATAAAATAGCAACTCAACAATAATATGAATACAactgtatatatcatatattatatgctTGGCAAGATTGTGCATTGATTTCAGCATTTGTGCATTTTAATAAATGTTTATATTCCTGATTctatgtactagtatttgtgATGCCATTAACTTTTTAAGTTTAGGAAATGTGGCGACCTcaccattttcatttcattgattgttatagatATACATGCGAAGTTCTGTTTGTTTTCTATGTTCACAATAAAACTTAATTGTCCACTTCTTCTCAGTTATAAACATTAAATTCTTTTtcgtattttgtattttgggggGATTTAATGTTGGGATGTCTTCTTGCACCGTTACGTTCACTCTTCAAGCTGCTGGGTTTCATGGTTTGCCTTTCCGGTGGGCTACCTATACAAATCGAAAAAGTTAAAattttatatacaattttgcaatgtatgtatgtgtgtgtgtgtgtgtgtgtatgtatgtatgtatgtatgtgtgtatgtatgtacgtacgtatgtgtgcatttgtttgatttgattgattgattaattgattgattgatctatgTCTAGCACAAGTGAACAAATTGTTATTTTAAGGTCATGGATATGTATGCTTCAAATGCAACTCACTGGATATCTTGTCCTTCTCTGGTGGCAGCATAACATACAAAGCTTCATTGTTTATCGTCTCTATTGCAGAAGATGCACATGCCACGTCATTTTCTGGAGGAAGCATTACATACAGCTCTTCGTTATTTCTTGTTAGCGTCGTTTGTTCTTCAGCTGGTGTCACCATCTGAGTATCCTCTTGAGGCTGTAGTGCACATGGTTGACCAGCAACATAGTATGCCTGGGGtcagataatatgtaaatatagcTTGATCAGCAACTGATCTAGAAGGTCATGATCAAAACCTGGTCGTGGAAGAAAGCTTATAACCTATGATAAGTGGGACAGAACCTTGAGTAGAATGGTCTAACTATGTATCGCACTTTAAGAGTTACAGTCCGTTTCAAGTGACCGTccggtttctgcatggttgtatttAACAGGGTCGGTGGGCGGTAATTTGAAAGGGGTTGTATGTAGTCAGTCATGTTTGATGAAGTTCTCATGATAAATGATTTCCATATGTCTATCACATACAGTATACCCAATCACGACTATTCATGAGCTGGACATATTGCATTACAATGATTCTGTATGCCTTGTCAGAGACATGTTGTCgaatttttgaaaagaaaagcATATATATAAGAAAGTATGTGCAGCTTATATAATTGCTTTGGAGTATTATCTTCAACTtgtttagctgtagtatttgcgcaatgtgtgtattttttattcaactGTGTCTTTCacaatttgtgtacatgtgtgtatatgttttgaTATGCTTGAGTTAAATGGTGTGAAAATTCCTATTATATTAATTGTAATGTCTTTCctcatgtatgtaaatatcttCATATAGGCATGGAGAGATACTTTATGTTTACCTTTTCTCCTCTAATCCATTTAAACTTTGTTTAGTGACAgttgttgcccccccccccatccctaTTTGGGCCTAGAGTCTGATTCAAATAGTAAGCTTtgtataatatgaaatatgcCAGGGGCATCCGGCAGACATAGCCactaagacagacagacagacagacagacagacagacagacagacaggcaggcaacacgcacacatacatacatacatacatacatacatacatacatacatacatacacacatacatacatacatacatacatacatacatacatgcaggcaggcaggcaggcaggcaggcaggcagacagacagcccGCTGATTGCTTATACAAAACCTTTATTATCGCATATGAACACCGTTAGTAAGATACCATATGGAAACTTTATACTTACTGGGGCATTTGGAGACTGTTGTCCACACCAAAGCATTCGACATGAAGTTATCAAGAAAAGAGTTGCAATAACACCTTCAGCTACGGCCACTACAATAAGTGATGAGTCTACGGCATACATTTGTTTCTGAAAAGAAAAGCGAATTATGTGCTAAGAAAGAACTACACTTACTTCACTTTTAGCAACAGTTTTTAACATTGAAAGAAACATCTAACTATTGTAGCTATCGAAAGAATTTGCAACAACTGGAAGAGATACCATGTAATGTTTACCTGCCAGaattgaaaaaatgttttttttgtgtgttttttttgggggggaggggtgtaATCTTTGTCATAAGGCTATATCCTGAAGTCCTGTATATTATTGCATATTTAGCAATCTAATAATCTGTATCGATATACAACCATattcatttcataaatataaaaCTTACTAAATACTTGAACATACTTACTAAAGTGTAGGTTGTCGGTTTAAAATTCTCCTGATCAGTATCAACTGCACTGACAAGTGAAATCACTGATAATAGATATCCAATACTAACGACTGCTATTGGAACACTGAACACGATAGATGCAACAATCTAATGCAGGGTGTAAGAAATGGAGCCAGTGATCACTTAAGAGAAACGAGCTGCAGTTCATTCAAATCAGTGCGAATGTAGTGCAGTTCAGTGCAGTGTAGTACAGTAAAACATAGTACCAATACAGTaccaatacagtacagtacagtatagtacagtgtagtgtagtacagtacagtgcagtataacgtacagtattgtattgtacaaaaaatacaatttagtGCATtacaatatagtacagtacCATGACAGTAATGTGCCAGTACAAttcagtacagtgcagtgcattacagtacagtgcaatacagtacagtacagtacagtacagtacagtacagtacagtacagtacagtacagaccAGTACAGTGCATTACAATGCAATACAGTACAGCacaatacagtactgtataataaagaacagtacagtgcaatatagtacagtacaatacaacacaacacagtgcgGTGTATTACAGTACaataccatacaatacaatacaatacagtactgtgtattacagtacaatacattacagtacaatacaatgcaatacaatacaatacaatacaatatagtacagtactgtacagttcagtgcaatacaatacactacactacaatacattacagtacagaacattaccttaccttaccttacagtactgtacagtacagtatattacaGTGCAGTGCACTGCAGTACAATTAGTACGATATAGTAacgtacagtacagtacagtacagtgcagtacagtacagtacagtacagtacggtagagtacagtacagtacagtatagtacattaCTGTGAATACCTACCAAAACGTTTCTTGTATAGTTAGCAGTAAGAATAGCCAGGACTCCAGGTACAATAAACTAGGAATAAATATGTCggacattaataaaaaaaatcttgtGGTTTTGCCATAGCATTATTTCAATAACGAGATGGTTGATCGCTATGGCAATTTGTTTGCATATGCCTCAATATCTCTCTCCCCCTAACTTCTCTCTTCATAAGAACCCCAtatctatttatcattttgaaaggACCAGAAAGTTGGGAGATATTTTTGAAAGAACCTGGTCCCCGACGTAGGCGTATGCCATCTTTATTAAACAagatcattttttaaaaaaaaatgattagaTAGCCTTATGTCACAAGTCTGTGAAATGTTGGTGAATTATTGTTTAACATGGTCTGCACGGCATAGAGTGGTCCTTGTCCCCAGTGAATGTTTCGTACCGTACAATGTGCATGAAAACATTAGCAATATTAAAACAGCATTAATAGACACTCCACCTCCTCCTCCAGCAGAATATTACCCACAGGCTTATAAGAATTTAGTCATATATCAAGAAGTTTCCATACGGGCACTTACAATTAGTCCACACCATATTGCACCTCCCCCGTAACCTGCCAGAAGATCCATTTTGTAAGCCATACATCCAAGTACTATCACAAAGAGGCCGAGAATAATTTGAGCTATACCAAAGGCCATGCAGTTACACTTGTATGTGCAACAAATTCTTCTCTGGCTCGGAACATTTTGTGGTATTTGGACCCATACTGTTTGTGGCTGTGGCTGTGGCTGATCTGGACTGTTCCAATTATGTggatgttgatgttgttgttgttgttgttgttgagaagCTCCGATCATCTTCTTGCATTAGGTTGTACTGAAAGGAAAGGGTGATTAGATGGTTTCTGACATATCCGTGTATAGTTAATGccaaatcaaatgaatttaaattttaatttattaagtGTACAGCAGGCCCCCTATTAAAGCCcaacaaatttaccaaataaTTATGTCAGAGAGGGCGTGAAATGTAGGATTAGTCAAAATGGTCTCCTAAGGGTAAAAAAATATGCAGCTCATAGAACCTGCCTTACCTTTACTAATTATCGCGTACTTGATACTGAACAATGCACTGAGTGGCGGATCGGTGTTGTACGTTTACTTTTCCCAAGCAATTGAAATGTTGGGAGCTTTCATTGTTATATAAACACAAGGATTATCAcctatgtacatttatatgtacatttcgAAAAAGAAGTAcgacaagacaattttgaaaagtttttaTTTCGGTTCACCAGACTGCGTTTACTCTAATcataaaatgttaacatttaaaaaaaaaaatgataacaacGAAAATTGTATCGTTTTGCGCACTGGGTCTTATGTACAAGGACTGGTACATCGTGTACATATTTctgattgtatgcaaattaatattaatttcttGGTTCTACCATAGAACTTCGGCGAATGTATAAATTTAGAAGGATATTTAGAACGCGCGAATTGTCGTAAATATCAGATATATCCTTGGTACAAAATTTTCACTCGGTCAGGGACGGTAGCATCTAAAATGGCTTGCAGTTGCTGAACTGTAATTAGAAATCCGGACATTTTTTATGCAAAGCTCAACTCAAATGATGTTCTGAAGAACATATCTTTGAACGATGTGTTTTACATAACCACAATAAGTCCGCAGTCAAGTGAATTCGTTTGATTGTGATTGGTGTTGTAAGGTCATACATTTGTTTCTGGTAATACGTAAAGATGGAGACAAGGCCCGAACTAATAACCTCTAACcagttatatatacattaattgCTAAAAAATAATTATGGTAGTTATTATAAATTGCTAACAATTGTTGCACTCTCAGACCACTCGCTGTGGTTTGACTTGCAATGCAAGATGGTTGTGAATTTTAGGTGTCGCGACCAATGATATCACACTTTTAGTGTCAATCAATTGTCACCAACCTCTTTAGTGAGctgaatatttcttttgttagatctcagaccactataaagaTTCATTCCCTCCCGAACCTTGATCAGATGAACATCTCgacaggtttgctcaggtttgGTGAATTCCATTTTTCGAGGGATAAAGGGTCAAACTTCAAAAGAGACTTTCGAAAAGTCGACTAATTTAAATCGCCAGGCAGCAGCTCACGCCATTATCAATCTTTGGGATAATTATGCAGATATATAAGCGGATACTTTATgaagtttagaacgatatttagacgcGATAATTAGCGAATATATCCTTGtaaaacttttatttcactAGTCTAAGAGATGGCTTGCCTAATTAGCGGATCTTTATAAATAATTAGCGGATATATCCTTGTAAAACTTTTTTCACCAGGGACTGCCCGTCTAATTAGGGGATACTTTATAAaatttagaacgatatttatcCGCTAAAGTCACGTAGTTTAGCTGTATTTATCTAGTTTAGCTAGTTTAGCTCCCATAGGTAACTATAGAGTTTAGCTACATACCCTTGGGAAAGACACAATTCCGCACCCAGCTCGTCAGACAGGGCGTCCGATACAATCGTGAGTTTGCAGCAAGTAGgttaattacaaatttaaagtggATTTTCAACGTTTGCTTTTCACGCTAGCTATGACATCATCCGAGTCGCGTCGTAAACCACGGCCGCTTTTACTGCACCGTCCAAAACACGTCCATCATCTCTGTTGTACTCCCCAATTATAGTTTTTAGGACTTCTTTTGGGATAGTCGTATGACCGTATGTGTGAGTACCCTGTAGGTTTTTTTCGGAAGTGCAAACGCGGCATGCAGTTGCCATATAACTCGCCATGATGTAACATGAGCGGCAGCCATTGTTGTTATGATCATGTGTATGATTACCTGTACGTGGCCACGGTATCCCACTTTCATAGGCGTAAGATGTCAGCGTGCCGTAAAAGATGCCGTGGTTTACGATTGATGAGCTCGCACTTCCAGAAGAGAATCATGAAACTGTTGAGACCCGCCATGATAAGACAGTGTCCTCAAATGACCTTTTGTGCAGCGCACAGTTGTCCACTTTGGTACGGCGCAGTCATCTGTCTATGGTATCACGACAGCAATGTCATTTTAACACCTAGCTTGTAGTGTCGCATTTAGCATGGACTCGTATAGAACATGTCCTATGCatggcaaaaaaaaagagaagaaaaacaGAAAGCATGATCGAGTCACTGTCATATCAACTTTATTTACTCACCTTTTGCGCTCGCCTCACTTCCTCGCTCTGTCGTCTTCACATTAGTATCACTCGCTTGTATTTGTGTTTTTGCGTTTGAATTTTTATCTCTTCTTATTTACAATAAATCCTCTCCGTCGTCGTCAGCTGTGAACGTTCTTCAGAACCTACGTTGTTTTTTCATCACAAACTAGCTATTAGAACTACGTGTGACAGCTAGATGCCGCCGGTCATGGACAGTCTCAATATACGTAGCCTACATTGTAGTGTTCATCACCACAGTGTAGGAAATAGAATACCCTCTGATGAAAGACTATCGGTATCGTCTATCTGATGTCAATATTTCTTGATAATCATAAAAAATGTGTCCTAGTTTTCAActtaaaaacaaattgaaaattaaaatgcCACAGTTTTTGACAACACATGTTTTTAAACATACttgataatatacaatataattgtGTTTTCATTTCCTTACTTAGAGGAGGAAAAGTCTTCAGTGGTCGCTttagaaataattttaaaatttttgctctttaaaattattttgtacaacGGCCCCTTTTAGGCAATCcagtaagtgaataaataaaccGCCTCTGAGGGCGCTGTTGGAAAGATTTGCGCATGCGTACATATGGCCACGAATTTACTTCCGGTTTTCATCTATGTTCATCGTACCGTTATTGGTGTTACATTTAGTGAATTTTCAACATGATAAACAGTTTATTTATCATTAATTCGTCGGGGTAAGTATGTGCATAATCTTTACGATCAGAAAATGTATTTCAGTGTTTCGTAAATTTAGCCAACGTTATTTGCAAAGCCTTCAAATGTACCGTTCGACTCGGAGTGCAAAATTAACTGCAAGCAGTGCAAGCAAGAGGCGAGGGCTAGGGAAAGTAATATTACCAATCgatattttctattttgataaaaatgaaatacatgtatatatgcccATTCAATGTTACTGAGATATGTTGACCAAAATGAATGGAATGTTCGAGTGTACCCTTTTTGATCCATACCGTGAACAAACTATGGGTCTGTAAATTCTGAGACCATCTGTGTTTGAAACCAAATTTCTGAACACCCACTATTAGtagtacagctaaaatgatgccggcttagtgtttcactcatgtaacatgacatttgtttgtacacaccctcagacaacttctaatgcaaacgAAACAAGTACATTGGTGCTGTGCAATGTGTATGTacaagt
The nucleotide sequence above comes from Glandiceps talaboti chromosome 10, keGlaTala1.1, whole genome shotgun sequence. Encoded proteins:
- the LOC144440650 gene encoding uncharacterized protein LOC144440650 → MIGASQQQQQQQHQHPHNWNSPDQPQPQPQTVWVQIPQNVPSQRRICCTYKCNCMAFGIAQIILGLFVIVLGCMAYKMDLLAGYGGGAIWCGLIFIVPGVLAILTANYTRNVLIVASIVFSVPIAVVSIGYLLSVISLVSAVDTDQENFKPTTYTLVSMFKYLVSFIFMK
- the LOC144440564 gene encoding uncharacterized protein LOC144440564 encodes the protein MLWCGQQSPNAPAYYVAGQPCALQPQEDTQMVTPAEEQTTLTRNNEELYVMLPPENDVACASSAIETINNEALYVMLPPEKDKISSSPPERQTMKPSSLKSERNGARRHPNIKSPQNTKYEKEFNVYN